One genomic segment of Hydra vulgaris chromosome 14, alternate assembly HydraT2T_AEP includes these proteins:
- the LOC105843951 gene encoding glutathione gamma-glutamylcysteinyltransferase, with the protein MVSSIVQYSIPHGLIGLHTSYGQKMLSEATVVNKNYTLHELKQIHPTYCGPASLAFLINAIHAMSYINLTKELINENDIVFGKQKDFFQHININETGMTIANISSLTKLLGLSVHSYYTINQMKPKKKEYDTTKLNAMLKSKEGNISLVKTKKNARELLIKNLKNPLSGVIANFNTSLLGYKIKYGHFSPIAAYHKNKDMFLIMDVWPMTPPAWVKTSRLFRAMATVDSDSNLPRGFLSVKVQIKNNHLNKH; encoded by the coding sequence ATGGTATCTTCTATAGTTCAGTACAGCATTCCACACGGATTAATAGGTCTTCATACATCTTATGGACAAAAAATGTTAAGTGAAGCAACAgttgttaacaaaaattatacattacATGAGCTGAAGCAGATACATCCAACTTATTGCGGACCAGCCTCgcttgcatttttaataaatgcaattcATGCTATGAGTTACATAAACTTGacaaaagaattaataaatgaaaatgatattgtttttggaaaacaaaaagatttttttcagcaCATTAACATTAATGAGACAGGAATGACTATAGCTAATATCTCATCTCTCACCAAATTGCTTGGACTCAGTGTTCATTCATACTATACTATTAATCAAATGAAACCAAAGAAGAAAGAATATgatacaacaaaattaaatgcCATGCTAAAAAGTAAAGAAGGTAATATATCATTAGTAAAGACTAAGAAAAATGCAAGAGAACtacttataaaaaatctaaaaaatccaTTATCTGGAGTAATTGCAAACTTTAATACGAGTCTGCTTGGTTATAAGATTAAGTATGGTCACTTTAGTCCAATTGCTGCATaccataaaaataaagacatgtttttaataatggATGTTTGGCCAATGACACCTCCGGCATGGGTGAAGACATCACGACTTTTTAGAGCTATGGCAACTGTTGACTCGGATTCTAATTTACCGCGTGGCTTTTTGAGCGTTAAAGTTCAGataaaaaacaatcatttaaataaacattaa